Proteins co-encoded in one Granulicella cerasi genomic window:
- the cas8c gene encoding type I-C CRISPR-associated protein Cas8c/Csd1, with protein sequence MILQRLAEHYDRMIASGDTYLPLHGSSQQKMSFCIVLNPDGTLNQFESMLQQEGKRLIAQSLIVPGQSKPTGQGINPCLLWDNAAYLLGYTALPENQERAKQTFRASREKHLALEDAVHHPSYSAVCRFMEAWSPELAGEHPELAESTTNFGVFRIAGATRFVHQEVNLPDTESKSESSEEESAFCLVSGERAPAARLHEPKIKGVAGAQSSGALLVSFNASAFTSYGKDQSFNAPVSTSTVFKYANALNRLLQTRSVRLGDMTFVYWADHSSVVENLFGLTFTGTREEQSTKEDEARVKEAKLLLSQVRSGTQNSKLDLTEGPTKFYILGLSPNASRLSVRIWIEADAEEIFRRLRAHVDDFALKGGSDELPPPLWLVAVATGRAEHDANGRLKSYDSDSVSPLLAGELARSVLTGAPYPQSLLAAMVRRIQADGEISSVRVRAIKACLIRNTQHTATPLRIPMELDTDYADIPYRCGRLFAILEKAQSDSLGGDLNSTIKDRYFSSASVTPGFILPRLFRLNVHHLNKLERPSKIFYERLIGSIMSGSFDFPKRQSLAEQGRFVIGYFQQRQDLYTKKQEKAEEN encoded by the coding sequence ATGATCCTGCAACGACTCGCAGAGCATTACGATCGCATGATCGCGAGCGGTGATACCTACCTCCCGCTTCACGGATCGTCTCAGCAGAAGATGAGCTTCTGCATCGTGCTCAACCCCGATGGCACACTCAATCAGTTCGAGTCGATGCTGCAGCAGGAGGGAAAGAGGCTTATCGCGCAATCGCTGATTGTGCCCGGCCAGAGCAAGCCCACGGGACAAGGCATCAATCCTTGCCTGCTGTGGGACAACGCTGCATACCTGCTGGGCTATACGGCTCTGCCTGAAAATCAGGAAAGAGCCAAACAGACGTTTCGGGCCTCACGCGAAAAGCATCTTGCGCTTGAAGACGCGGTTCATCATCCGTCTTACTCCGCCGTCTGTCGCTTCATGGAAGCCTGGTCGCCAGAGCTTGCCGGCGAGCATCCAGAGTTGGCGGAGAGCACGACAAACTTCGGCGTCTTCCGCATCGCAGGCGCCACGCGCTTCGTGCATCAAGAAGTGAACTTGCCTGATACAGAAAGCAAGAGTGAAAGCAGCGAAGAAGAGAGTGCGTTTTGCCTGGTGAGTGGCGAGCGTGCTCCCGCAGCACGCTTGCATGAGCCAAAGATCAAGGGTGTAGCCGGAGCGCAAAGCTCAGGAGCGCTTCTTGTATCGTTCAATGCCTCAGCGTTTACGTCCTATGGCAAAGACCAAAGCTTCAATGCTCCGGTCAGCACAAGCACTGTCTTCAAATATGCCAACGCGCTGAACCGCCTGCTACAGACGCGCAGCGTGCGCCTTGGTGATATGACCTTTGTTTATTGGGCCGATCACAGCTCTGTGGTTGAGAACCTCTTCGGCCTGACTTTCACCGGCACACGCGAAGAGCAGTCGACCAAAGAAGATGAAGCTCGCGTCAAGGAAGCAAAGCTTCTTCTCTCACAAGTTCGCAGCGGCACGCAGAACAGCAAACTCGACCTCACAGAAGGCCCGACCAAGTTCTACATTCTAGGTCTCTCTCCAAACGCATCACGGCTTTCGGTTCGTATCTGGATCGAGGCCGATGCCGAAGAGATTTTCCGCAGACTTCGCGCGCATGTGGATGACTTTGCGTTGAAGGGTGGAAGCGATGAATTACCGCCGCCGTTATGGCTCGTAGCTGTAGCAACCGGTCGTGCAGAGCATGATGCAAATGGCCGGTTGAAGAGCTATGACAGCGACTCAGTCTCGCCGCTGCTTGCAGGCGAACTTGCGCGCTCCGTGCTTACAGGCGCTCCGTATCCGCAATCGCTCTTGGCAGCCATGGTCAGGCGCATTCAGGCTGACGGCGAAATCAGCTCCGTCCGCGTGCGCGCGATCAAGGCGTGCCTCATTCGCAACACCCAACATACCGCTACCCCATTGAGGATTCCCATGGAACTCGACACCGACTACGCTGACATCCCTTATCGCTGCGGAAGATTGTTTGCCATTCTCGAAAAGGCCCAAAGCGATAGCCTGGGTGGCGACCTGAACTCCACAATCAAAGACCGCTACTTCTCCTCGGCAAGCGTCACCCCGGGGTTCATTCTCCCTCGACTCTTCCGGTTGAACGTACATCATCTGAACAAACTCGAAAGACCCAGCAAAATTTTCTACGAGCGTCTGATCGGCTCGATCATGTCCGGCTCCTTCGACTTCCCGAAGCGACAGTCACTCGCTGAGCAAGGCCGCTTCGTGATCGGTTATTTTCAGCAGCGCCAAGACCTCTACACCAAGAAACAAGAGAAAGCCGAGGAGAACTAA
- the cas7c gene encoding type I-C CRISPR-associated protein Cas7/Csd2: MSTPVAHRYDFVYFFEVTDGNPNGDPDAGNLPRVDPETNQGLVTDVCLKRKVRNYVAEVKANEPGYKIYVREKAVLNHQHDLAYKALDLKPESKKLPKDEAKAREITSWMCANFFDIRTFGAVMTTEVNSGQVRGPIQLTFSRSLDPVVSAEFAITRCAVTNEKEADKERTIGRKFNVPYGLYRCHGFLNASLAGDTSFTEDDLELFKEALNNMFETDRSAARGMMAPVRCYAFRHEKKTGNARADQLFNHVKAALRPEVVAENRPPRSRADYDIHIEGTLPEGVTLEEWVTA; the protein is encoded by the coding sequence ATGAGCACCCCCGTCGCGCACCGCTATGATTTTGTCTACTTCTTCGAAGTCACCGATGGCAACCCAAACGGTGATCCCGACGCAGGCAATCTGCCGCGTGTTGATCCTGAAACGAATCAAGGTCTGGTCACGGATGTCTGCCTCAAGCGCAAGGTTCGCAACTACGTTGCCGAAGTAAAAGCAAATGAACCGGGCTACAAGATCTACGTGCGCGAGAAGGCTGTCCTGAATCACCAGCATGACCTCGCGTACAAAGCACTGGACCTGAAGCCAGAGTCGAAGAAGCTCCCAAAGGACGAAGCAAAAGCCCGCGAAATCACTTCATGGATGTGCGCGAACTTTTTCGACATCCGCACCTTTGGCGCGGTGATGACCACAGAAGTGAATAGCGGTCAGGTGCGCGGCCCGATCCAGCTCACCTTCTCTCGCAGCCTCGACCCTGTAGTCTCTGCTGAGTTCGCCATCACTCGCTGCGCGGTCACCAACGAGAAAGAAGCCGATAAGGAGCGCACGATTGGTCGCAAGTTCAACGTGCCCTACGGACTCTATCGCTGCCACGGCTTCCTCAACGCTTCGCTCGCGGGCGATACCAGCTTCACGGAGGACGATCTCGAACTCTTTAAGGAAGCGCTGAACAACATGTTCGAGACCGACCGCTCCGCAGCGCGTGGCATGATGGCTCCAGTCCGCTGCTACGCCTTCAGGCACGAGAAAAAGACGGGCAACGCACGCGCGGATCAACTCTTCAACCATGTGAAGGCTGCACTGCGTCCTGAGGTCGTTGCCGAGAACCGCCCGCCACGCTCACGCGCTGACTACGATATCCATATCGAAGGCACTCTGCCCGAGGGTGTCACTCTCGAAGAGTGGGTGACCGCCTGA
- the cas4 gene encoding CRISPR-associated protein Cas4, translating into MTPGPQIATLVDDSLPISGLQHLAFCPRQWALIHLEQVWSENRLTAEGRLLHEQADLPGQTRRRELRTVRGMMIESRKLRLTGRADIVEFRPQPYPVEYKRGKRKPNDCDLVQLCAQALCLEEMLETAVPEGAIFYGDPRRRLEVSFTEELRARTRHLAEQMHRLYANGTTPAAQPGKHCRNCSLVDRCLPEATEHNDVLKRWSTAQIRALKAEDKHAEAAQHAARHDARRLSAPRW; encoded by the coding sequence ATGACACCAGGGCCGCAGATCGCAACGCTCGTCGACGACAGCCTGCCGATCAGCGGCCTGCAACATCTCGCGTTCTGCCCGCGGCAGTGGGCGCTGATACATCTCGAGCAGGTGTGGAGCGAAAACCGTTTGACCGCAGAAGGTCGCCTGCTACATGAGCAGGCTGACCTTCCCGGCCAGACGCGTCGTCGCGAACTGCGCACCGTGCGCGGCATGATGATCGAAAGCCGCAAGCTACGTCTTACGGGACGAGCCGACATCGTCGAGTTCCGTCCACAACCCTATCCTGTCGAGTACAAGCGCGGAAAGCGCAAGCCGAACGACTGCGATCTCGTCCAACTTTGCGCTCAGGCTCTGTGTCTTGAAGAAATGCTCGAAACAGCAGTTCCAGAAGGCGCTATCTTCTATGGCGATCCGCGTCGTCGTCTGGAAGTGAGCTTCACCGAAGAACTACGCGCACGCACACGACATTTAGCGGAGCAAATGCATCGGCTCTACGCCAACGGCACAACACCCGCAGCACAGCCCGGCAAGCACTGCCGCAACTGTTCACTGGTAGACCGGTGCCTGCCTGAGGCCACTGAGCACAACGATGTTCTGAAGCGCTGGAGTACAGCTCAAATCCGCGCACTAAAAGCTGAGGATAAGCATGCGGAAGCTGCTCAACACGCTGCACGTCATGACGCAAGGCGCCTATCTGCACCGCGATGGTGA
- the cas2 gene encoding CRISPR-associated endonuclease Cas2 has translation MLVLVSYDVSTRDDAGRKRLRRIARLCEDRGQRVQNSVFECDVDAAQWVTFRATLLAEMSPEEDSLRFYFLGNEWKRRVEHMGTKPSYDPQGPLIL, from the coding sequence GTGCTTGTCTTGGTCAGCTACGACGTGAGTACGCGCGATGATGCCGGACGCAAACGCCTGCGACGGATAGCGCGGTTATGTGAAGACCGCGGGCAGCGCGTGCAGAACTCCGTTTTTGAGTGCGACGTGGACGCTGCACAATGGGTCACGTTCCGCGCTACACTGCTGGCAGAAATGTCTCCTGAGGAAGACAGCTTGCGCTTCTATTTTTTGGGCAACGAATGGAAGCGCCGCGTCGAGCATATGGGCACCAAGCCGTCCTACGACCCGCAGGGCCCGCTCATCCTGTAG
- a CDS encoding HAD family hydrolase, which yields MVEALLCDIDGTLVESNWLHAQAWQVAFAEMGIDLELEDVRRQIGKGGDELIPVFVPWWKRKHVEESLKAYRSFVFRQDYLPQVRPFPLVREFVQRVQAADIRFALATSANRQEIDDYRKIANIDDLVEEQTSADDASKAKPHPDIFSATVHRLKLQAKHCIALGDTPYDAEAAGLAGVRTIGLTTGGWSKQELMDAGCVEVYDGIADLLEHFEESALVRSGLRL from the coding sequence ATGGTGGAAGCGCTGTTGTGCGATATCGATGGAACCCTCGTAGAGAGCAACTGGCTTCATGCGCAGGCTTGGCAAGTGGCCTTTGCTGAGATGGGGATTGACTTGGAGCTGGAAGATGTTCGCCGTCAAATAGGCAAAGGCGGGGATGAATTGATTCCGGTGTTTGTACCCTGGTGGAAACGCAAACATGTCGAAGAGTCACTGAAGGCCTATCGTTCCTTCGTCTTCAGGCAGGACTATCTGCCACAAGTGCGACCGTTCCCTCTGGTACGAGAGTTCGTCCAGCGTGTGCAAGCGGCGGACATCCGATTCGCTCTGGCAACCTCCGCCAACCGGCAGGAGATCGATGACTATCGCAAGATTGCAAACATCGATGATTTGGTGGAGGAGCAAACTTCTGCCGATGACGCGTCCAAGGCAAAGCCGCACCCGGATATTTTTAGTGCGACGGTGCATCGACTCAAGCTGCAGGCAAAGCACTGCATCGCTCTAGGCGATACACCCTACGACGCTGAAGCCGCAGGTCTCGCTGGCGTACGAACGATCGGACTGACGACTGGCGGATGGTCGAAGCAAGAACTGATGGACGCAGGTTGCGTTGAAGTCTATGACGGCATCGCCGATTTGCTGGAACATTTCGAAGAGAGCGCGCTCGTCAGGAGCGGGCTGCGGTTGTAA
- a CDS encoding PIG-L deacetylase family protein, with product MKSLTSEKEWLEALAAIPAFVAPVARVVFVAPHPDDETLAAGGLLAALAQAGVPVTIVAVTDGDAAYSPEGDAELAALRIREQIAALAVLGIPESSIIRLGYPDRCVNEHETALAEHLVNLIRPDTTLIAPWSKDFHSDHEAAGRAAEVAAERTGVRLVRWFWWSWHQHTPAELESLSLTKFALDEGGLQRKLRALSEHRSQLGDDAILPDDLLAPAHRSFEVFG from the coding sequence ATGAAGAGCCTAACGTCTGAGAAAGAATGGCTGGAGGCTCTCGCGGCTATTCCGGCATTCGTCGCCCCTGTCGCGAGAGTGGTCTTCGTCGCGCCTCATCCTGACGACGAGACCCTGGCAGCTGGTGGCTTACTCGCGGCGCTCGCTCAGGCGGGGGTTCCTGTGACGATCGTTGCGGTGACCGACGGCGATGCCGCTTATTCCCCCGAAGGAGACGCAGAGCTTGCAGCCCTCCGAATCCGGGAACAGATTGCAGCGCTCGCAGTTCTGGGTATCCCCGAGTCTTCGATCATTCGACTTGGTTATCCGGACCGCTGCGTGAATGAGCACGAGACTGCGTTAGCAGAACATCTGGTCAACCTCATCCGACCCGATACGACGCTCATCGCTCCCTGGTCAAAGGACTTCCATTCAGATCACGAAGCTGCCGGGCGCGCGGCAGAAGTCGCCGCAGAGAGAACGGGAGTTCGCTTAGTGCGGTGGTTCTGGTGGAGTTGGCATCAACACACCCCTGCGGAACTCGAGTCACTATCGCTCACGAAATTCGCTCTCGACGAAGGCGGGTTACAACGCAAGCTGCGAGCGCTCTCGGAACACCGTTCTCAACTTGGTGACGATGCCATTCTTCCCGACGATCTCTTAGCTCCAGCACACCGCTCTTTCGAGGTCTTCGGATGA
- a CDS encoding nodulation S family protein, whose protein sequence is MNEPITPSSRAFFEEMYAANPDPWNFACSAYELSRYDALISTLQGQRFKNAFEPGCSIGVLTQRLAPHCDSLFAMDLSLNAVERARQRCARFPHVQVEQGSALEAAPGSIDLLVLSEIGYYFSADVLSEWSDRLIASMVADSTILVAHWLGDSSDHQLGGDEVHAIIGERARHHRYDIALSQRNEDFRLDLWKR, encoded by the coding sequence ATGAATGAGCCCATCACTCCTTCCTCACGCGCGTTCTTTGAAGAGATGTACGCCGCAAACCCTGATCCGTGGAACTTCGCATGTAGCGCGTACGAATTGTCCCGTTATGACGCGCTCATTTCCACTCTCCAAGGCCAGCGGTTCAAGAACGCTTTCGAGCCTGGATGCTCTATCGGTGTGCTGACACAACGTCTGGCTCCGCATTGCGATTCGCTGTTCGCCATGGATTTGTCACTCAACGCAGTTGAGCGAGCACGTCAGCGTTGTGCCAGGTTTCCCCATGTTCAAGTCGAACAGGGTTCCGCCCTTGAGGCAGCTCCTGGTTCCATTGATTTGTTGGTCCTCAGCGAAATTGGCTATTACTTCTCCGCCGATGTACTGAGCGAGTGGTCAGATCGTCTCATCGCCAGCATGGTTGCGGACAGCACGATCCTTGTGGCGCATTGGCTAGGCGACTCCAGCGACCATCAGCTAGGCGGCGACGAGGTTCATGCCATCATCGGCGAGCGAGCTCGCCATCACCGTTACGACATCGCACTCTCACAGCGAAATGAAGACTTCCGTCTTGATCTTTGGAAACGCTGA
- a CDS encoding glycosyltransferase: MHIEPYPWHIAVLIPARNEEFLLSRCLRSVQAARAALPPGVTSDVVFIADCCSDNTLSLAKEMLGASGVAASSQCGSVGLARRLAARIALKRCAGPLRHCWLANTDADCEVPETWLIDQISLAEQGAEAIAGVVSVDSFEEHPPYVATRFRDSYLLNPDGTHPHVHGANLGVRADVYLAAGGWSGLSTAEDHDLWNRVMAHGRDCRSLTRLEVITSGRVRGRAPNGFAAALAAHGSTHPEVAA; encoded by the coding sequence ATGCATATCGAACCGTATCCATGGCACATCGCAGTTCTTATCCCGGCGCGCAATGAAGAGTTCCTGCTCTCGCGCTGTCTACGATCGGTGCAAGCCGCACGGGCAGCTCTTCCTCCCGGCGTCACGAGCGATGTGGTTTTCATCGCCGACTGCTGTTCGGACAACACACTTTCATTGGCGAAGGAGATGCTGGGGGCAAGCGGTGTTGCAGCAAGCTCACAATGCGGAAGCGTTGGCCTTGCTCGCCGTCTGGCCGCACGCATTGCTCTCAAGCGTTGCGCAGGACCGCTCCGGCATTGCTGGCTGGCGAACACAGATGCGGATTGCGAGGTCCCTGAAACCTGGTTGATCGATCAAATCTCACTCGCGGAGCAAGGAGCCGAAGCGATCGCAGGAGTTGTGAGCGTCGATTCTTTTGAAGAGCATCCTCCGTACGTTGCGACACGCTTTCGCGACAGCTACCTTCTCAACCCGGACGGCACGCATCCCCACGTTCACGGCGCAAATCTCGGTGTACGCGCCGATGTGTATCTCGCCGCTGGCGGTTGGAGCGGCCTATCCACTGCGGAGGACCATGATCTCTGGAACCGCGTGATGGCCCATGGAAGAGACTGCCGTTCCTTGACAAGGCTGGAAGTCATCACGAGTGGCCGCGTTCGAGGGAGAGCGCCCAACGGATTTGCGGCTGCGCTCGCAGCGCATGGCAGCACTCATCCTGAGGTCGCAGCATGA
- a CDS encoding acyl-CoA dehydrogenase family protein, with protein MEQLRSLPPLPFIGRGQSSTYLLSLAEIARKNLSLARVAEAHFDALSILAEAGRAPVPGALYGVWASEIPGQSVSLSDGKLFGRKRFCTGAGLLNRALVTVTEPEPILLDIDLESSPLKIDTSEWITSAFADTSTGTVTFDGTLVSEHDQIGSANWYLTRPGFWAGALSPAACWAGGALGLVDWALKQKRDDPHTRSHLGAMTAAAWNLRSALAQAGEQVDTHPKDVAANHELALKLRHVIEQCCADILTRIGRAYGPHPLALDANAHRRYAEVELYIRQSHAERDLESLGNLVYRSANA; from the coding sequence ATGGAGCAACTTCGCTCGCTGCCGCCACTGCCCTTTATTGGCCGAGGACAGAGTTCCACGTATTTGCTTTCACTGGCGGAGATTGCGCGCAAGAACCTCTCGCTCGCTCGAGTCGCGGAGGCGCACTTCGATGCCCTCTCGATTCTTGCGGAAGCCGGACGAGCCCCTGTTCCAGGAGCGCTGTATGGCGTATGGGCCTCCGAAATTCCCGGACAATCTGTCTCACTTTCCGATGGCAAGTTATTCGGGCGGAAACGTTTTTGCACGGGCGCTGGCCTGCTCAATCGAGCGCTAGTAACCGTGACGGAGCCAGAGCCGATCCTTCTCGATATCGATCTTGAAAGCTCGCCTCTCAAGATCGACACCAGCGAATGGATTACCTCAGCTTTCGCCGACACATCCACCGGGACCGTAACGTTTGATGGAACCCTTGTTTCCGAACATGACCAGATTGGAAGCGCTAATTGGTATCTCACGCGCCCCGGCTTCTGGGCTGGAGCTCTGTCGCCTGCAGCCTGTTGGGCGGGAGGCGCGTTAGGACTCGTGGACTGGGCACTGAAGCAGAAGCGCGATGATCCTCACACTCGCTCTCACTTAGGGGCAATGACAGCGGCGGCATGGAACCTTCGTAGTGCTCTGGCACAAGCTGGCGAACAAGTGGACACTCATCCGAAGGACGTTGCGGCGAATCATGAACTTGCTTTGAAGCTGAGGCACGTCATAGAGCAGTGCTGCGCCGATATTCTCACCCGTATCGGTCGCGCTTATGGACCGCATCCGCTAGCTCTCGATGCAAATGCTCATCGTCGTTACGCGGAGGTAGAGCTATACATTCGCCAATCGCATGCGGAACGCGATCTGGAAAGCTTGGGCAATCTTGTGTATCGCAGCGCTAACGCATGA
- a CDS encoding Gfo/Idh/MocA family protein, with the protein MGLKEVLGLSEEKKIRYAIVGLGDIAQEDMMPGVAHTGNSEITALITSDPKKAEELSSKYDVEFTYSYEQFESALRSGNFDAIYLATPNWRHAEFIIPALQAGIHVLTEKPLEVSTEKCKEILAAEKVSQAKLMVAYRLHFEPATLNTIERIRSGELGRVRFFSSNFAQMVDTTNHRAHSGALAGPVLDMGPYPVNAARYIFEDEPIEVVSAVGTRHPESGLDQDFDDTIAVTLRFPEDRLAQFNMSYFGNATSSFIAIGDKGSVQLEPAYMFGKGLVQTVSIGDDKSSKTFKNTDHFGGELKYFSACILNDIAPEPDGEEGFADVRVLEGIMKALETGKLVALEPFTRSRRIDPSTQEMTLRAVSTPELVDAKNPGKDVQKQPKN; encoded by the coding sequence ATGGGGCTGAAAGAAGTATTGGGACTATCCGAAGAAAAGAAGATTCGCTACGCGATCGTTGGGCTGGGTGACATTGCGCAGGAAGACATGATGCCTGGTGTGGCGCACACAGGGAACTCGGAGATCACCGCACTGATCACCTCCGACCCGAAGAAAGCGGAGGAGCTCAGCTCGAAATACGACGTGGAGTTCACCTACTCCTATGAGCAGTTTGAGTCGGCACTACGATCCGGGAACTTCGATGCCATCTATTTGGCGACGCCGAATTGGCGTCATGCGGAGTTCATCATTCCCGCGCTGCAAGCGGGGATTCACGTGCTGACTGAAAAACCTCTGGAGGTTTCGACCGAGAAGTGCAAAGAAATTCTGGCTGCAGAGAAGGTATCCCAGGCGAAGCTCATGGTGGCCTATCGCTTGCACTTCGAGCCGGCGACGTTGAACACCATCGAACGTATCCGGTCAGGAGAGTTAGGCCGCGTGCGCTTCTTCTCCTCTAACTTCGCTCAGATGGTGGACACAACAAATCACCGCGCCCATTCGGGGGCGCTCGCTGGCCCGGTGCTTGATATGGGGCCGTACCCTGTGAACGCTGCTCGATACATCTTTGAGGATGAGCCTATCGAGGTCGTCTCTGCGGTAGGTACGAGACATCCTGAGTCAGGCCTCGATCAGGACTTCGATGACACGATCGCGGTGACGCTGCGGTTCCCGGAGGACCGGCTTGCGCAGTTCAACATGTCTTATTTCGGCAATGCTACGAGCAGCTTCATCGCGATCGGGGACAAGGGAAGCGTTCAGCTCGAGCCCGCCTATATGTTTGGCAAAGGCCTTGTGCAGACAGTGTCTATCGGTGACGACAAGAGCTCGAAGACCTTCAAAAACACGGATCACTTCGGTGGTGAGTTGAAGTATTTCTCCGCTTGCATCCTCAACGATATTGCCCCAGAGCCTGATGGCGAAGAGGGCTTCGCAGATGTTCGTGTACTCGAGGGGATTATGAAAGCTCTCGAAACCGGCAAGCTTGTTGCTCTCGAGCCTTTCACACGTTCGCGACGGATCGATCCGAGCACGCAAGAGATGACGCTACGTGCTGTATCCACACCGGAACTGGTGGACGCGAAGAACCCTGGTAAAGACGTACAGAAGCAGCCCAAGAACTAA
- a CDS encoding SRPBCC family protein: MSALNEKPNAETLPASSGGAILQDGHYLAPPEDADGKVWVRTTALVQGTPQDLYALWRQVEKAPLWQEHVEEVVVTGVNTSTWTMKYGEKVHTSNSQILADEPGKRIAWSSVDTDPHEAGEVIFEPATGDRGTFVILLMEFRRGKLAAAWESLLGRSPKQRVIEDLRHFKAFAETGEIPHSQTAPHGDRGLIGGMKRSLYGENVPTPAGAVAR, translated from the coding sequence ATGTCAGCTCTAAACGAAAAGCCAAACGCGGAGACGCTTCCGGCATCCTCCGGCGGAGCCATCCTGCAGGATGGGCACTACCTCGCGCCACCAGAAGATGCAGATGGCAAGGTTTGGGTTCGCACCACGGCTCTTGTGCAAGGCACACCTCAGGACCTGTATGCGCTTTGGCGACAGGTCGAGAAAGCGCCGCTATGGCAGGAGCATGTAGAGGAAGTTGTCGTCACCGGGGTCAACACTTCGACGTGGACGATGAAGTACGGAGAGAAGGTACATACCTCGAACTCACAGATTCTCGCAGACGAACCCGGGAAGCGCATTGCATGGAGTTCAGTGGACACCGACCCTCATGAGGCAGGTGAAGTGATCTTCGAGCCTGCTACAGGCGATCGAGGCACGTTCGTCATCCTACTTATGGAGTTTCGCCGTGGCAAACTCGCTGCCGCGTGGGAGTCACTTCTAGGACGCAGCCCGAAGCAACGGGTCATCGAAGACCTACGCCACTTCAAGGCCTTCGCTGAGACCGGTGAGATTCCTCATTCGCAGACTGCGCCGCACGGAGACCGAGGTCTCATTGGCGGGATGAAGCGCTCGCTCTATGGCGAAAATGTTCCCACGCCGGCAGGCGCCGTAGCCCGTTAG